The genomic segment TCTtaggccattttttttttttttttaccatttaatACTTTATAGTGTAAAGGACTCGTTAATTAAAGAAATACGTCTGTTCATagggttttcattttctttggtAGCACTATATATTCATATAACTTTCCTAAACCGTTAAATATAGTTTAGTTTTGGCATTTCTATATTATAGCTCTAAAACTTGGGTGTGGTttattattaaacatgaatACTTTTGTCTTATTAAGCTTTAGGATTTAGGATATCTGTCAGAGATAGCAGACAACTTTAGATCTCTATCTGCTGTTAAAAATCTGATAAATGGTACAGTTTAATATGATAGTATTAATACAACTTGAAGCTGTAATCTACCTCCGATAGTGATCCTATTTCACACATCTTTTCCATTTGCTCTTCTAAACCCTCACATTCAAGGTTTTTCCTGCTGCTCAGGAAGTGATGAGTTTTCATTTGTTCAACAGCAGGgacagaattattttttttttttttagaaaataactACTGTCACAACACCACAGAAACCTTGCTGAAAACTAAGGGAATATGTCCAAAATATAAAACCATGACAAATACCTGACTATAGTTTCTGACCTTGATGAAACAGAGGATGTTGACCAGGTTCAGGCAGTCCTGTGGAATATGTATTCTTTCATCATTTTAAACAGTGACAGCATGACACAAATGTGATTCTCATTCTGCTGCATCACTTTACCTCTCTGACAATATTCACAGCTGTGCACTTAAacaccttcctcctcctcttcatcattctgaagcTTTCATGACAAACCGCTCACCTCACATGTTGAGACGTACATCTAGtattaaatcaaatatttcAAAGAACTGAAACAGATTGGATACAATGTACTGAAAGTAAAGCCAATATGACTGACAGAAGTGCTTTATTTTCGTATTTATTATCATGGTGATTCCATTGCATAAAAAGCATATCTAAAATATACAGAGAAAACAGCAGTTGATTAgcatataatcaataaataaaaaatcatgaCTATAAACATCATATTTCAAGTTTTGTCGTgtaaatatacacaaacactggGCAGCAGTTCATTGTCCTGTGGAATGAGTCTTGGGGAAACAGGGTTTTGGTGACAAACGACCAGTAGCATGTTTGAAATACCGATCTGCCGTCCTTTAAAGTCatcagggaggagagaggagggagagcaggTCCACCACAAAGGTTAGCTAGTTCCAACTGGATTCTGCTTTTAGCCAAAGCATAAAGAAAGCAAACAATGAGCTGGGAAAGTCACATAAAGTAGTTAAAGTGAGGGAGGGGGTGGGTGAGTCCTGTTAGTCCTCCGACAGCAGCCTGTGGAAATgatccttcctcttcttcagcACCTCCCGAAAATCCTCctgaaaaaacacaacaggagaTATTCGACTGAATGATGAAACCGGGGGTGGAAAGACAGTAGATGCTGCTGCAGATAAccagctgttttattcacaactGACTGGGACATCTAGAGGCTGCACTGATCACCAcactaaaatattattttatttatttatatatatctatctccaACCTTTTCTCTTCCGATATTGATTCCGATATTCCAATTCAGGATGTTTTCTAATAGGATTACCCATCTGATGCCAGTGCTGTCTTTCTTCCTAATCTTCAAatctgtagggctgcaactaacagttaTCCATTATCcttgccaattattttctcgattaattgtCTATATGTTGGAGCTGCAAACATTAGTTGATTCATTGATTGGGGATTGTCGCTCTAACAATCTGTAAACGTTTTATGCAAGATAACATGAGGCCAGCAGTTGCTGTGGCACTTTTAAAAATGAGTCAGTAGCTCGCTGTGGCTGAATGAATGTTCAGTGACGTCAACAAAAAGCCCTGTATTTAATACGGCTCAGAAACATTGAGGCCGATACTCAGTCTGCTTAATAAGATCACTATCACTGACACTGATCCAGCGAATCAGATCCGTGCATCCCTACACATTTAGCTTGTAACAATTATATAACTTTAATTCTAAGTAATGTAACAAAACTGCCGGCGCGcccacatgatacagccttccgtgaccccgctcccccccaacccccatccacgcagttgctagtagccaaggaggacacggaggattaaaaaaacatgatgattcTTCAGAAGAGATAATTATCTttacttgagtttctgcgcgggaaagtcaccggacaacacaatcttctgaacatagccatgctgagaaatacagagttgtgtggagctgatagtcttaattagctttgtaacaactcatttgccaatggcttgaatgaaacagacgttcattaaaaaggtgctctaagtgatgtcacgcattttttaggctacaacatttcttgtcacatacagcaaacatctcctcactatctgcctgtcccctgaacacacagtctctgtagacagcccaggctccacaaacggcaacaaaaacaaactggccaacctgcaccactaAACATAACAGAGTTCCAgacttccagccaataaccgacaagaaggattttggggTTGGGGgttgggggttagtgcgcggaagtaCGGGGGAGgggacaggatgaggaggagggaagggcgagctagcctcgttttgtttgacaatacttcgaacgtcaacaagaagtaacgtcacccaacatcgcttagagcacctttaatataaaaaagttacgcactaaagctttaaatccCCCATTTATAAGATCTGAAAATGTCTAACTTTGTtcgtataaaaaaaaaaaaacacataagcaGAAATCTACAACCTGATGCCTACATGCAATATGTAATAATCAGAGAAGCTGATAAATGACGTACCGCCGCAGACATTTTCTCCATGTAGGGGACGAGCTTCTGGAGCTCTCGGTCCTCCGGCTCCCCGGACCAGCTTTTGATGGGAATCGTGTTCATCAGCTGCAAAAACACCACAAGAacttaaatgaataaaaacggtCTTGTATTTGTTTTCACTGTGAAGTTGCAATTGCAAGATGATACTATCACCGGAGAACCAATATGGAGGAATTTCACTTACAAGtctgacaaaaaacaaacaaaacctcaATAACATTTCTGATGTTAATAAAAGACAAGTCTGGTGATATTGTGTTTCTTATCGTCAGCAAAAACTATACATTTGTGTCTCATTTTTAATTAGCTCTGTCCGTTAAAAGCAATGAAAATGACAGTGTTAGATTCTGAATTGGCATCTAAAAATCACAGTGCTGGgagcccagatagctcagttggtagagcaggtgcccatatatagaggtttactccttgacgcagcgggcccgggttcgactctgacctgcggccctttgctgcatgtcattccccctctctccctttcatgtcttcagctgtcctgtcaaaaataaaggctgtAAAATgcccaacaaaaaaaagaggaagaaaaaaataaataaatcagtgcTTACATGGTACGGGTATGTGTGGGGTGCGTTGTCCAGAATGACCGTCTTGGCAAGATCCCTCCCGAGAACGCTGAGATCTTTGATGTAGTGGCCGAGAACGCAGGCACAGTCATCCTGATACAGACGATGTCTACAAGAGAAATCATCAACGTGAAAAACAGTTACACCCGTTTCTGTGAACCAAGTGTGTCAGTATGTTATGTGTAAGTTGTTGATGTCTGCATCTGAAACACATCTATGTGGAGGAGTGCATCTCTCCCTCTCAGATTATACAATATGCATCTCCACTCAGTGACGGCTCCTCTCTGTAACTTTACCGTCAGTGCACACGTCACCTTCGTAAACCTGCATTAACTGAACTGCCTGAGCACcgagagtgaaccaaaaacagTAAAGTCGTGTGCCGGACAGTTAaacaatgacctaaaacttGCTATAAACTCCGTAAAGCCGAGGGGAAATTCAGATCCGAATGATAATTATCTGTAGCTTCATCACTACAagtgacccctttcacattgttttcacacttcTGTCACTATAATACATTATGGAATACAGCCGCTTTAAATGAGTAGCGCGGTTTGAGGAATATTCTATTATACAGGCCACATTGTACACGGAAATACGACGTTTCTTTCAGTGTGGGGATGTTCCACACCAACACgccttttttttctgaatttcATGTAGAATTTGGGTTCTGGAATCGGTGGGTTTTTTAATCAATCTGACtcttatgtcgtttttttttttgtaaattatcTGTTCATCTTCACATCCCTTCTTCTATGTCACATTAACCGCCTGAAGCCAAAAGGAAAACTAATCTCTGACTGTCCTTACCATATGGCACGGACACATCTGCGCTCATTGTTATTCACTGTGGGTAACAAGTCAGCTACATCCCTCACACTGTTAAATGACAACATCACAGAGTAACCGACAACGTTTCAGAGCGGAGTCCAGAGGTCAGTGTGCTGGTCACAGACGGGTCAGCAGCAGGCTAACACTCGCCGCCTGAGTCTGATAAACCTGACAGAGTGCACGTCTCTGCGGTCGAGCAAAGAGTTTATGAAACACAAGTGGAAGCAGATCTTCGGAACAGAGACATACCGAAACAGTTTTCTCTGCGGGTCCAGGATGTCCAGTATCTTCTCAGCGTATTCCTTCTTTGCACATGTGTAAACAAACAGCTGGAACAGAACACAAACAGCAGCTGGAACCGATTGCAAGAAACCAAACTCAACGGGCATCGGGATGCCACGAAAACTACATTTtgtttccatttattttcatatacaaagaaaaataagaaacgGTGGAAATAAATTGGTTCCGAATAATTAAATTAACAATAAAAGGGGTTAGGTATGATAGAAGTATCTGTGTGCAAAGACGGGGTTCCGAAAACTGAAGCAGATCAGTTCAAGTTTTGCAGAATAAAACCTGAATTcactaaaaacaaacagactgtAGACAGCATTTGCCTTGAGCCAGTCGTGTCAATGCACGACCAGACAATTTTGAATTTTATATCAGATTAACACATACCTCATAGACTTTTGCCATGGACTGCAGAAACTCTTTGACATGCGGTCGTAGGATCATGTACACCTGTTGATAGCAGGGGAGCAGAGAGGATGACAGAATAAATTAAGTTTATACATATTCAGTTCCTATTTAATTATCTAAAAAGGTCAAATTGTCCACTAAATCTGCAATTTagaaaattgtctttttttgcgATTTAGTGCAGCAAATCACAGATTACTGAATGAAATCAGAGACAACATGGTGGAGAAGATTGAGTGCTTGTCCCACCGGTGTGTTATTGTTAGTTCTGGTATTTCTCCACATTAAGACTAGATTCCCTCTATCTCCTGCTTCCTGTCATCCCTCACGGAAGAGGACAAACACACTGAAGCGATTCGTCCATCATCCTGTCCGTCTTGTGCAAATAACCCCAAGTCTGTCTagtgcaatattttttttaagtgcaatAACCGTATATGTAATTAGTGCCACCTTATCGTGTTTATTTATCTTGAGTTTTATATTTCACTACTCAAATTTtgccattttatatttttgtttgtgattCTTATCTTTTACTATTTAAATGCTgccattttatatttatactgtcaacTGAGAGCTGCTTAACCGGGTTTCGTTGCTGTGAAACAATGACAAAGATTATATTCTATTCCATCTGCTCAGTGTGCTTCAGATTCACAAACCTTGTACTGATGGTCCTGGAAAGCTGTGTGGAAGGTGTGCTCTGCTTCCTCAATCACATTCAGAGAGCTGAACATCAAGGTCTCCTCCTGGAAGGACATGGATCAATGTGACTTAGGGTACGCCCCATAGCACTCAAATTGCATCCCTGACTCCTCCACTTGTCTCCCTTTAGGAGGAAATCATCGGAgaagagaggcaacgagcaaatgtcTTTTAgcgggatgagacgtcctttcctctgaagcgtcacatgaatttgtcagctgtttgggcggagttagcaactccttcagctgcgcGGCTAAAGCTCGCTCCTCTGTCTTCGGGGCAGAAATAaaagctttgagacggccttcaccgaggagggacagaacaacttccggttcagctgaggaccgaggagtcgaggagctatcaaataagggtgaTGAGATTCAGCCCTCGTTTATTTCAGTATTAAAACCCAAGAATGCTCCGATTATGGTTATGGTGCTAGGTGTCTGCTTTAACTAGCCACATAGAGAAATAAACTGCCAGATCGACCCACCATAATCAACTCCTTGTTACATTCATAACAGTTAACACAACTTATATCACAAAACAAACCAGATATAATATATTTCTGGCAACTGAACTCTGTCACAGACTTAAAACCTAAACCAAAGCACATACATGAACTCACACTCCTGTCTGTGTCGCAGAGTCATACGTTCTCCATAACAGATCTCTCTGAATTAAGCAACAGCAAATAAGAACATctaaaccaaaaaaggcgagatTTAAGACAGAtggggaaaaacaaaacaaccactGTGTTTGAGTCACAGCAGCTGTTGTGAGGTACATTTAGACTCCTGAGGCGCAGCACAACTTATTTGCACTCAGGACAGCAGTGTTGTTTtgtgacaaaataatctttaagtccactaaaatacttttttggaagaaaaaaaaataactaaccAACTAAACCTGAATGACAGTCAAAAGATAAAACCATTATCCAAACTGGTTGGGCCGGTTTGACCGGCAGCTGGGCTGCTAGCTGACAAGACGTCCacacatttccaaaaatgttggaGGTTTCCAAATAGGGATCATTTGGATACACCAGCCTCATACTTCTTTCTATCAAAAATGGATGCTTTCTTGCctgaaaaaatatcaaaatgtaataaagtgACATAATAGCAGTCACACAAGTCAGCTTCCAAAGTATCCTTGATAAAACAGACAGAGCATGAACACTTATTTTTGACTGTACTTGGCTAGATGTTGACTTTGAATTGGAGCAGTACTTGCTTGCTTGGGCTGTGAGTGATGTTTCACAAGAACAcaagtacagaaaaaaaaaaaatctagtgtTTGGCAAAGAGACCAAGACTCTGGAGAAACCTGCTCGCTCGGTTGCTGTTGGCTTATTTGTGATCCCCAGATCTTCGTTCCACATTTACATCGCTGCAGTCTTGTTCATCGTGTCTTAATAAATGTAAGCTCTTTGTAATACATACCAGCATCTAAATACCTGCATCATACTACATTCTACCAACCCAAGGATACCACTCACAGTAATTATTTATACTTTCGTTTTAAGAAGAGGAGCTcattaacaataacaaaaaaataagtgGATCTTGAGTTACGATTAATTTATCAAAGTTAAAGATCCATGTTCCTTCTTCATGTATCTGACTTGTTGTGCCCATATGCGAAAGCAGATAGCTCCAGAGAATTAAACTCACCAGGTCGACCACCAGGGTGGCCTCTGGGGTGCTCCTGGTCTTGGGGGGAATATCTCTGAGTTGGGGTCGAGAATGCTGAGATTGTGACGGTATGTTCTTGATAAACGTggagctgaaaaagaaaataatgctCTTACATATAGAAATAATCACTAAAAACAGGAGAGTTATGTACATAAGGACATGAAAGAGGGACGAGTGATAAGTTCTGGCACTGTAGAATCAATTCAAAAAGCAACACTCAAGTAAGAATACCGTTATTTTCTCTAAACTTCCAGGATAtgaaaaagtataaatatatcTTGTACGGTTGTTGATGTCTGAAAGGGGCTTAATACTTACGGATTGAAGATCTCATCATCCTCTTCTCCAGCCAGAAGGTCAATGGAGCCGAAACCAAAGACACCTTGTTCTGGGCTCATCAACACGTTGCTTCCAGTACCTGCACACTTCACATCTGGACGgaataaacaacaaaatgtacaaaCTATAAGCAACACAAGTCTGTTAATCTCCGAGCAGCCAGGGAAACGTAATACTTCCAGCAAACGGTTGACATTTGATAAACTATACGTATAAATTGTCTTAAGGATGGAAAGCTCCGAAGTACTTGTTTCTTGTCAGTTCTCAATGTTATTTGAGGCTTTATTATTTACATCAAAGCGTAATATTATCAAaggaatgacaaaaaaaaaagctgcaccTGACCACAACGTGGATGCAATTGGAGCCTCTCACATAATGCACAAACCACAAGAGTGAGACTCGTTTACTAAAGCTGTTTACACTGTCAATGGTTTCTGGCTTTTTCATAAGGGAATAGCAATGACTCATACTGGGTCCGAATTATAGGACACCAAGTCCTCcaccaataaaataaataccaaCTGTCAGCTCACCACATTAATGGCTGCTGAGCAGTTCAATGGGCTCacaatgttctttttatttgaTGCATCCAGAGTGGGAATTTACCACAAGCCAGCAGAAAGATGCTGGTACATTTATACTGTGTTTGGTAAGTGAGTTTACTCCACCAGGCACCTTCGTCATAAGAAAACAATCTTGATGACTGGATATCTCCCAAAGTTAAATGGTAAAATAGTGAATGTGATGAGTACATTTGTTCTCTCCCACAACACCAAATTAAATCAAATATCTGGAGGGCTTGTTGAGGACTTTTTGATGTCTTGCATTCATACAAGTAGAGTATGTTTAAGGTAGTACAACTCATATCTAGAACAGGGATTGCAGTGATAGTAGCTGTACTCACTCTCTTTGGTGGGTGTGAGAAAACGCACGATGGGTGAGTAGATGTTTCTGGCTGTTGTATTGCGAGGAGACCCTGGGTCGATCTCTGACAGTATGCGCTCAGGGCGCATGATGGGCCTGATCGGAGTCTTAAATGCCAAATCTAGACCACAAGAAGATGATCattcagaaaatacaaaaacaagagCAGGGGACAGCGTGAGGAAATTTGTATTcaggaaaaacaaaatgacaaaatatgtttaaaaaaaatccttgagAATAACGGAAGGCTGCCAAATATACCAGTTTCTCTGTCATCAACAGCAATGGCTCTCTTCCTTGGCCGGACACGAGGCAGCGGTCTCCTCGTCATCGTGGGAATTTCGTCATCTGAGTGGTGGGAGTCATCATCCAAGGTTTCTTCACTCTACACAGTAAAGAGTAAAAAAGGTATTGATAAAAAACTGGAAAGTATGATTGTCTAGATGTGACCAAAATACCAAACACTACCAAAAATGTTGCCCTAAGAGGTCGGTTATCAAGCACAGCAATGCCAAGTGACGTCCTTCTGTTTCACTACAGCTGTGGGAATAATGAGGGTGACTCTTATCgttcaggtaaaaaaaaatgtttcaattgCAATATTATCATCTAAAATAGATCCAAATGTCTGTAACTGAAGTGGAAAACATACAATACTACAGTTACTCACTACTACACTACCTCAATAAGTGTTTTTAGTTGCATGGGCTTTGTGCAACATTGTGCATAAAGCCTGAGTAAGTCTGTTTGAAACAGACTAACACCAACATGAATACTACATGATTGTGCCATTATTCAAAtgcaaaacagacacaaaaagagATTTACCTACGACAAATCAGAACCGTTTCAGAGTTGTACAATGTAACTTGTACTGCCTACAAAatgcacagcaaaaaaaaaaaaaatcataatattgGTATCCGTGTATTGCGAGCTTATGCATcactatttgttgttgttttgctcATGCCCACGTTAGCGCCAGGTACTGTTTGCATTATGAAGCAACAGACACTGTGCATCAGCCCTGCACTATATGGTGTAGCTAGGGGTGGGGGATGGATTCTTAGATTTATCGTGAAAGAGTATGTCTCGATGCAGAAAAGTCAATAATCTGACATTTAAAACCCGGTTCTCGACATTCTGATAGTCTGTAAAACCGGCTAACGTAGCTAACTCTCCATCACGCAGCAGTTTCGGGTGCTCGTAAACCAAGAAGATTGTATTTAAATACCTCCGGAGACAAAACAGGTggttagctagttaacatagCTAAGTAAAGCAGGAATAGAAAGCGACCTATCGTCCAGAAGCCAGTTtaagcagctaacgttagcaacacCGTCTACAGTTTCCCATTATTTTTcgtaggatggcgaaggcatgacccgccctactctctATCTGATTgcctagtactcgttgccttcgttggttaggtttaggcaagaaaCGTGGGATTGGTTAGGTTAGGGTAAGAAAGTCAAGGTAAGCCAATCAggggcagagtagggcgggacatgaCGTCGCTatcctgggaaaaaaaaatactcgcCAACTGTTTGCCGTTTGTTATGAAATCACTAGCTAGCATCAGAATAACGTTACCGAAACCACGCTTACTTATACTAATTATTACTGTATCCGGAAACTAACACGACGTTTATTGGTACCACTAGCATTTGTGAGGCTAGTATAAGGTCGCTGACTGAGAAACTAATCGTAGCAAAATGAAATATGTTACCTTGGTTTGTAGAGGGCTTTCGACCCCCGATAAGCGCGTTGTTCTCGGCGTCGCTTTGTTGGCCCGTCGACGTGTGCTCCTCGGTGTCTCCGAGTAACATGTAACGGTTCTTTGAGACCTAAGTCTCATTTTTCTACTTCAAATGGGACTTGttaacatcaacacacaaactcCACTGTGATGAAGCTATTGCTAATCGTTTTGAATCTGGGTGCTATGATCTTCTACCCCCCCCCGTTTCAGTAGAGAGTCGGTGTAGCTCCGCCCCGCTCGTCCCCGTGTCTTCTCGAATCATTTCGTGTGTTTAAATCTGCCGGGGTGCGATAGGTTCACTACTGCAGGACACTGTTATTGGGCGGTGCTTCAGAAAGCTCCAGCGTCAACGTGAGACGTGTGCAGGCTGGACTGTGGAATGTGACAAACAGCGACTGGTCATCATCTAgataccttttaaaaaaaatgtaaaacaattaaTGAAGAATATCAAATtgtaataataaatgaaatcccTAGTGGAATCTTCCAACTGATAAAATGCCACTCTGAGAGACAAGAATAGGAACAGAAGTGGCATAAACCACGAACAATGTTTTGGATAAATGAAGTGTCTGgcacaatgtttgttttgctATAGTCTTTACTTTACGGTCTTAATGCCATCTAATAAATAGGGAGTGAAGCAGGGACCGGCGGATGCCAT from the Sander vitreus isolate 19-12246 chromosome 9, sanVit1, whole genome shotgun sequence genome contains:
- the ctdspl3 gene encoding CTD small phosphatase-like protein 3 yields the protein MRLRSQRTVTCYSETPRSTRRRANKATPRTTRLSGVESPLQTKSEETLDDDSHHSDDEIPTMTRRPLPRVRPRKRAIAVDDRETDLAFKTPIRPIMRPERILSEIDPGSPRNTTARNIYSPIVRFLTPTKENVKCAGTGSNVLMSPEQGVFGFGSIDLLAGEEDDEIFNPSTFIKNIPSQSQHSRPQLRDIPPKTRSTPEATLVVDLEETLMFSSLNVIEEAEHTFHTAFQDHQYKVYMILRPHVKEFLQSMAKVYELFVYTCAKKEYAEKILDILDPQRKLFRHRLYQDDCACVLGHYIKDLSVLGRDLAKTVILDNAPHTYPYHLMNTIPIKSWSGEPEDRELQKLVPYMEKMSAAEDFREVLKKRKDHFHRLLSED